From Carya illinoinensis cultivar Pawnee chromosome 5, C.illinoinensisPawnee_v1, whole genome shotgun sequence, one genomic window encodes:
- the LOC122310692 gene encoding myosin-binding protein 3-like, producing MATNKFATMLHRNTNRITIVLIYAILEWILIVLLLLNSLFSYLILKFADYFGLKRPCLWCSRLDHILEPGKSKTSYRDLVCEAHASEISKLGYCSKHRKLVQSQDMCEGCSSPSQPDCPELSKRFAFFPWMNKIGFIQNGGENGEENLKCSCCDVSLGSEFYSPCILIKSSWEDFDYSKKQNMVAETPVDTQTNEGDPSDRSRSDSGTSLCEHDQSIGEKREIQIISEVITDGGSEKREEGAEDKCSVCDFGCKESGAEEDDRSDMFIEKEREPIKEEKFKVSMDDRSCDQTAAHVTFSKDTDTSNEIRPQHLEFFIDREDCRLIPVELIGSAATEDECQPRYQVEDQGNCENEDVILDFDMHVEEHSEPVVENWHSAGETVALLSAHKSKEEPKFATLESLVMVKNESNSVLCTQGNLLDLWSEECEQVAITQATQTPSDDDDHEDQPTTEPAREMDSDVHLASEGLQVQSSEFDAEISIGTEIPDQEPLGEALPQEALPSYEPGQGAADLSSSSVIYHGDDDNGSQSAEEVIFDFKTCSVETTKQDINIDVSLCSNLFEIEEEKVPDTPTSVDSLHHLHHRLLMLGSKESGTEESLDGSVISEIEGGELTIEKLKSALKAERKALYALYGELEEERSSSAVAANQTMAMINRLQEEKAAMQMEALQYQRMMDEQSEYDQEALQLLNDLMIKREKEKQELEKELEIYRRKVQDYEAREKMNMSRRRDSSTRSSASCSNMDDSDALSIDLNPEAKGEDSFYGNQESSSLNTPTDAVLYLEESLLNFEEERLSILQQLKELEEKLFILSDEEEQDFEDVKPYEHSFQENGNGYHNNSGSDSEANVVENGHSKEMNGKHHQETRIKWSKPKRLLPLFDSIVTDGEVALANGHEQGFSPIASQKSLDTKFELEKKLAIEEEVDHVYERLQALEADREFLKHCVGSLSKGDKGLDLLQDILEHLRDLRSVELRFKKMGDGALY from the exons ATGGCAACCAACAAATTTGCAACCATGTTGCACAGAAACACCAACAGAATCACAATTGTTCTCATCTATGCCATCCTAGAATGGATTCTGATCGTCCTTCTTCTCCTtaattctcttttctcttaccTGATCCTGAAATTCGCCGATTACTTTGGCCTTAAGAGGCCCTGCTTATGGTGTTCTAGGCTTGATCATATATTGGAGCCTGGAAAGAGTAAAACTTCTTATAGAGATCTTGTTTGTGAAGCTCATGCCTCCGAGATTTCCAAACTGGGTTACTGCTCGAAACATCGGAAACTTGTCCAGTCGCAAGATATGTGCGAGGGTTGCTCATCCCCATCGCAACCTGACTGTCCAGAATTGTCAAAGAGGTTTGCTTTCTTTCCATGGATGAATAAGATTGGTTTCATTCAGAATGGTGGCGAAAATGGGGAGGAGAATTTGAAGTGCTCTTGCTGTGATGTGAGCTTGGGCAGCGAATTCTACTCTCCTTGTATATTGATTAAGTCTTCCTGGGAGGATTTCGATTACTCCAAGAAACAGAACATGGTTGCGGAAACACCCGTTGATACTCAAACTAATGAAGGCGATCCTTCGGATCGAAGCAGATCAGATTCCGGAACTAGTCTCTGTGAACATGATCAGAGTATTGGTGAAAAGAGGGAAATTCAGATAATTTCTGAAGTTATCACTGATGGTGGTTccgaaaaaagagaagaggggGCTGAGGATAAATGTTCTGTATGTGACTTTGGCTGCAAGGAATCGGGAGCAGAAGAAGACGACAGATCGGACATGTTTATAGAAAAAGAGCGAGAACCCATAAAGGAAGAGAAATTTAAGGTTTCCATGGATGATCGTTCTTGTGATCAGACGGCGGCTCATGTCACTTTCAGTAAGGACACCGACACGTCCAATGAAATTCGGCCGCAGCATCTCGAGTTTTTTATTGATCGTGAAGATTGTAGATTGATTCCGGTTGAGTTGATTGGCTCTGCCGCCACCGAAGACGAATGTCAACCCAGATATCAGGTGGAAGATCAAGGAAATTGTGAGAATGAAGATgttattttggattttgataTGCATGTTGAGGAACACTCTGAACCGGTGGTGGAGAATTGGCACAGTGCAGGAGAGACTGTGGCATTACTTTCAGCCCATAAGAGCAAGGAGGAGCCTAAGTTTGCAACGCTCGAATCCTTAGTTATGGTTAAGAATGAGAGTAACTCCGTATTGTGTACACAAGGAAATTTACTGGATTTGTGGAGTGAAGAGTGTGAACAAGTTGCTATTACTCAAGCAACTCAAACACCATCAGATGATGACGATCATGAGGATCAGCCAACAACAGAACCTGCAAGAGAAATGGATTCAGATGTTCATCTTG CTTCTGAAGGACTTCAAGTGCAGAGCAGCGAATTCGATGCAGAGATCTCAATAGGGACAGAGATTCCTGACCAGGAACCACTTGGTGAGGCTTTACCCCAAGAGGCTCTTCCATCATATGAACCCGGACAAGGAGCAGCGGATCTTTCCAGCAGCTCAGTCATATATCATGGCGATGATGATAATG GTTCGCAGTCAGCTGAAGAAGTGATTTTCGACTTCAAAACCTGCTCAGTAGAAACTACTAAGCAAGACATAAACATTGATGTATCTTTATGTTCGAATCTTTTTGAAATTGAGGAAGAAAAAGTTCCTGATACACCTACTTCTGTGGATAGTTTGCATCACTTGCACCATAGATTATTAATGCTTGGGAGTAAAGAATCAGGAACAGAAGAGTCATTGGATGGAAGTGTCATTAGTGAGATAGAAGGTGGTGAACTGACCATTGAGAAATTAAAATCAGCGTTGAAAGCTGAAAGGAAGGCTTTGTATGCTTTATATGGGGaactagaagaagaaagaagttcTTCTGCAGTGGCAGCCAACCAGACAATGGCAATGATAAATAGGCTCCAGGAAGAGAAGGCAGCAATGCAAATGGAAGCATTGCAATATCAGAGAATGATGGATGAGCAATCTGAGTATGACCAGGAAGCTTTGCAGCTTTTGAATGATCTTATgataaaaagggaaaaggagaaGCAAGAGCTGGAAAAGGAGCTGGAAATATATCGTAGAAAGGTCCAGGATTATGAGGCCAGAGAAAAAATGAATATGTCAAGGAGAAGAGATAGTAGTACAAGAAGCTCTGCTTCTTGTAGTAATATGGATGATAGTGATGCACTATCTATTGATTTGAACCCCGAAGCAAAGGGAGAAGATAGTTTCTATGGCAATCAAGAAAGTAGCAGCCTAAACACTCCTACCGATGCGGTTCTATACTTGGAGGAGTCCCTGTTGAACTTTGAGGAAGAGAGGCTATCAATTCTACAGCAACTCAAGGAATTGGAAGAGAAGCTTTTCATATTGAGTGATgaggaggaacaagattttGAGGATGTCAAACCATATGAGCATTCCTTCcaagagaatggaaatggatACCATAATAACTCAGGTTCGGACAGTGAAGCAAATGTTGTTGAAAATGGTCATTCAAAAGAAATGAATGGAAAGCATCATCAAGAGACAAGAATCAAATGGTCAAAGCCAAAGAGGCTTCTTCCCCTTTTTGATTCAATTGTTACAGATGGCGAAGTTGCTTTGGCAAACGGACATGAACAAGGCTTTAGTCCCATTGCATCGCAAAAATCGTTGGACACCAAGTTTGAATTGGAGAAGAAGCTTGCTATTGAAGAGGAGGTAGATCACGTGTATGAGAGGCTACAAGCGCTTGAGGCAGATAGGGAGTTTCTAAAGCATTGTGTCGGCTCCTTGAGCAAAGGAGATAAGGGGCTAGATCTTCTCCAAGATATTCTAGAACATCTCCGAGACCTTAGGAGTGTGGAACTCCGCTTCAAGAAGATGGGGGATGGTGCTTTGTATTGA